Sequence from the Chroogloeocystis siderophila 5.2 s.c.1 genome:
TCATCCAGAAGTGGTAAACTAACCAGGGCATCAGCCAAAATTTCACAAAGCCCCAAATTCCCGTTGTCGCGATTAAAGCTGGAAAAGCGATCGCCGCAAAGATCGCCACAACTGATACTGATAGCTTCACCTGATTGCGGTTCTTACCAGAAAACTGCGACCAATCAAAATGCATAATTGCCCAGTGTGCAATTGATCCTACCCACCAAAATCGACCGCGTACTAAGCGATAACCCCATTGGGTAAATTTATCTGAATTTGCAAAAACTTCGGGGCGAAATGGTTGCCAAGCGTTGTCTATATCAAGTTTATTTGTATGTAAGTGGTGGTGATTGTGCAGTAGCCGCCAACTATGAAACGGATAAATCAACGGCAACATAAAGATATGTCCAACTAAATCGTTTACCCAACGGCGTTTTGCAAACGATCTATGTCCACAGTCATGCGCAATCACAAAAAAACCGGTTAATGCTGTACCGGTAAAAATCCAAAATAGCGGTAGTAGATACCACGGTGCGATCGCTATACCTGCGTAACCTAAACCAACCAACAATACATTCGTTAACAACCCTAACCAAGCTTTGCGTTGATTTTGCTGAAAACATTCTTTTGGTAAAGTTTTGAGAATATCTTTGAGGCGAATATCTGTACCTTCATTGGTTGGAATCGAACGCGGTGTCGTTAATGTAGTCATGAATACCTAAACAAAGTGTGCCACATCGCTGCCAAACTCCCTAGCAAACGAGTTGCTGTTAAGTTTTGTATAGAAGCGCTTTGAAATTATAACAATGTCAGGCGATCGCTAGAACACTGTAGTTCTACTCATTTGGAAAGAATTTATCGGATATTTGTTGAGAAAAATTTGCTTGACAACTTGCTGTTTTTGTGAGTAGCAACTAGCCACTAGTTAAGTTTTTGCGAGTAAAGGGGCAGCTTGTAGTAAAGTTTGCGTGTAGGCGTGTTTTGGATGATGAAAAATTTCCTGTGTAGAACCAATCTCAACAATTTGACCTGCATTCATCACTGCAATGCGATCGCATAAAAATCTTGCTACCCAAAGGTCGTGCGTAATAAATAAATACGTTAAATCAAACTCGCGCTTCAATTCCAGCATCAAATCTAATACTTGCGCTTGTACGCTAGCATCCAGCATACTCACAGGTTCATCGCAAATGAGCAGTTTGGGATGTGTAATTAATGCACGGGCGATCGCGACTCGTTGCTGTTGTCCGCCAGAAAGATGACTTGGATATCGTTCATAATACTCTGTAGCAGGTGTTAAACCAACTCGTTCTAGCATTTGCAATGCTAGCTTTTTTGCTGAAGTTGCATCAGCCAAGTGATGAATCAACAAGGGATCAGCAATACTTTGTCCCACTGTCATGGCAGGATTAAGACAAGCATGAGGATCTTGAAAGATCATTTGCATTTGTCGCCGATAAGAACGCAATCCTGCTTTTGGTAAGGCAGTAATATCTGTTCCTTGCAACTCTACTTTTCCTGATGTTGGACGAATTAGCTGCAAAATTGTCCTTGATAGCGTACTCTTACCGCATCCTGATTCGCCAACTAATCCTAAAATCTCTCCCTGATACAGTTCTAAACTGACTCCATCAACTGCTTTGATTGTTTGATTTTTTCC
This genomic interval carries:
- a CDS encoding fatty acid desaturase gives rise to the protein MTTLTTPRSIPTNEGTDIRLKDILKTLPKECFQQNQRKAWLGLLTNVLLVGLGYAGIAIAPWYLLPLFWIFTGTALTGFFVIAHDCGHRSFAKRRWVNDLVGHIFMLPLIYPFHSWRLLHNHHHLHTNKLDIDNAWQPFRPEVFANSDKFTQWGYRLVRGRFWWVGSIAHWAIMHFDWSQFSGKNRNQVKLSVSVVAIFAAIAFPALIATTGIWGFVKFWLMPWLVYHFWMSTFTLVHHTVSDVPFHPASNWNAATAQLSGTLHCNYPRWIEFLCHDINVHVPHHISTAIPSYNLRLAYSSLKENWAEYLHKESQFSWSLMQQITDECYLYDQKNCYRSFQDYHGISR